A window of Gottschalkia purinilytica contains these coding sequences:
- a CDS encoding ArsR/SmtB family transcription factor: protein MDKIVQIFKALGDETRLKILIILSRRRICAKGIAKHLDISEAAVSQHIKVLKESGIIVGKKVGYYVHYDLQEPVILEMIKFIEQISNDHTISSCKLGIHMPNECRISCKANKNKCCQKTISKN from the coding sequence ATGGACAAAATAGTTCAAATATTTAAAGCACTTGGTGATGAAACAAGGCTAAAAATACTGATTATACTTTCAAGGAGAAGGATTTGTGCTAAAGGAATTGCTAAGCATTTAGATATTTCAGAAGCAGCAGTATCACAGCACATAAAAGTTCTCAAAGAATCAGGTATTATTGTTGGGAAAAAAGTAGGTTATTATGTTCATTATGATTTGCAAGAACCAGTTATTTTAGAGATGATAAAGTTCATTGAACAAATTAGTAATGACCATACCATAAGTAGCTGTAAGTTAGGTATCCACATGCCAAATGAATGTAGGATATCATGTAAGGCAAATAAAAATAAGTGTTGTCAAAAAACTATAAGTAAAAATTGA
- a CDS encoding NifB/NifX family molybdenum-iron cluster-binding protein has translation MKVCIPAQENKGVDSIAYNHFGSAPFFLIYDLEKEEIKVIENGDLNHAHGMCQPLKALRGESVDAILVGGIGAGALMKLNNQGIKVYKVTEETVLKNIELLKRNELAEFSIENSCNHHNCAH, from the coding sequence ATGAAAGTATGTATTCCAGCTCAAGAAAACAAAGGCGTAGATAGTATAGCTTATAATCATTTTGGATCAGCTCCATTCTTTTTAATTTATGATTTAGAAAAAGAAGAAATAAAAGTAATTGAGAACGGTGACTTAAATCATGCGCATGGAATGTGTCAACCTCTTAAAGCACTTAGAGGAGAATCAGTTGATGCTATTTTAGTTGGTGGAATTGGTGCAGGAGCATTAATGAAGTTAAATAATCAAGGTATAAAGGTATATAAAGTTACTGAAGAAACTGTATTAAAGAATATTGAACTATTAAAAAGAAATGAACTAGCAGAATTTTCGATAGAGAATAGTTGTAACCATCATAACTGTGCACATTAA
- the ablA gene encoding lysine 2,3-aminomutase has product MREALKIIKTRTKEEKLSNNHNETWRDWKWQVKNTIKNVDDVEKILEIRLDEKKKKQIEQTLEKFPMAVTPYYLSLIDFDNYEKDPIFKQAFPDIRELSISKCDMEDPLNEDKDSPVEGVTHRYPDRVLLHVSNVCAMYCRHCTRKRKVGDISSIPSKSEILKGIDYIRNNKNIRDVLLSGGDPFMLSDEYLEWILDEVSKIKHVEVIRIGTRTPVVLPYRITDKLVNVLKKYDNIWINTHFNHPREITKDSRIALKKLSSIGIPLGNQTVLLADVNDCPGIMKKLVHELVKNKVRPYYLYQCDLSEGLEHFRTNIGIGIEIIESLRGHTSGFAIPTYVIDAPGGGGKIPVMPNYLISWSTNKVVLRNYEGLITTYKFPDNYEHTSCDLKCDKCDLTLDLEKHKKEHTDGVASLLSDHDSSFTIVPKNLDREERNRC; this is encoded by the coding sequence TTGAGAGAGGCTTTAAAGATTATAAAGACAAGAACTAAAGAAGAAAAATTATCTAACAATCATAATGAAACATGGAGAGATTGGAAATGGCAAGTTAAAAACACTATAAAAAATGTAGATGATGTAGAAAAAATTTTAGAAATTAGGTTAGATGAAAAAAAGAAAAAACAAATTGAACAAACGTTAGAAAAATTTCCTATGGCAGTAACTCCATATTATTTGTCTCTGATTGATTTTGATAATTATGAGAAAGATCCTATCTTCAAACAAGCATTTCCAGATATAAGAGAACTTAGTATTTCAAAATGTGATATGGAGGACCCTTTAAATGAAGATAAAGATAGTCCTGTAGAAGGGGTTACTCATAGATATCCAGATAGAGTGTTACTTCATGTAAGTAATGTTTGTGCAATGTATTGTAGACATTGTACTAGAAAAAGAAAAGTAGGAGATATCAGTAGTATTCCTTCAAAATCTGAGATATTAAAAGGAATTGATTATATAAGAAATAATAAAAACATTAGAGATGTATTACTATCTGGTGGAGATCCATTTATGCTCTCAGATGAGTATTTAGAGTGGATATTGGATGAAGTATCAAAGATAAAACATGTGGAAGTGATAAGAATAGGAACTAGAACACCAGTCGTCCTTCCATATAGAATAACTGATAAGTTAGTTAATGTTCTTAAAAAATACGATAACATATGGATTAATACACACTTTAATCATCCTAGAGAAATAACTAAAGATTCTAGAATAGCACTTAAAAAATTATCTTCTATAGGAATACCTCTCGGAAATCAAACTGTTTTATTAGCTGATGTAAATGATTGTCCAGGAATAATGAAAAAGCTGGTTCATGAGCTTGTTAAAAATAAAGTAAGGCCATATTATTTATATCAATGTGATCTTTCAGAAGGGCTTGAACACTTTAGAACTAATATAGGAATAGGAATTGAAATAATAGAAAGCTTGAGAGGTCATACTAGTGGATTTGCAATACCAACTTATGTAATTGATGCTCCAGGTGGTGGGGGTAAAATACCGGTGATGCCTAATTATTTAATATCTTGGTCTACAAATAAAGTTGTTCTTAGAAATTATGAAGGTTTAATTACAACATATAAGTTTCCAGATAATTATGAACATACATCTTGTGACTTAAAATGTGATAAGTGTGATTTAACTTTAGATTTAGAGAAACACAAAAAAGAGCATACAGATGGTGTAGCATCACTCTTATCTGATCATGATAGTAGTTTTACAATAGTTCCAAAAAACTTAGATCGTGAAGAAAGAAACAGGTGTTAA
- the ablB gene encoding putative beta-lysine N-acetyltransferase, giving the protein MTDIVEKVGNSIIQHGKENNRVYIMKIDKNNTEELIKKVDKITELNEYTKVFAKVPSSVKNLFIKNGFKIEAKAEKFYLGKEDCYFMGKYFSDDRSRDKFSHTTREVLSFCKSKKRYEKLPSLNKKYKIRKARLEDIEDMAKLYKLTFKSYPFPIFNKEYIEKTMNDNVVYFGTWYDEKLISLSSIELYKNDSNAEMTDFATHPEYRGENLSLHLLNRMEKELRELDIKTAYSISRSVSYGMNSTFVRMGYEYGGTLINNTNIDGQIENMNVWYKFL; this is encoded by the coding sequence ATGACTGATATAGTTGAAAAAGTAGGAAACTCTATAATACAACATGGAAAAGAAAATAATAGAGTGTATATTATGAAAATAGATAAAAACAATACTGAAGAATTGATAAAAAAAGTAGATAAAATAACAGAGCTAAATGAATATACTAAAGTATTCGCCAAAGTTCCATCTTCTGTTAAGAATCTATTCATTAAGAATGGATTTAAAATAGAGGCTAAGGCTGAAAAGTTTTACTTAGGCAAAGAAGATTGCTACTTTATGGGTAAATATTTTTCAGATGATAGGTCTAGAGATAAATTTAGTCATACAACAAGAGAGGTATTGTCATTTTGCAAATCTAAAAAAAGATATGAAAAGCTACCAAGTTTAAATAAAAAATATAAAATTAGAAAAGCTAGATTGGAAGATATAGAAGACATGGCTAAATTATACAAGTTAACTTTCAAGTCTTATCCCTTTCCTATATTTAATAAAGAATATATTGAAAAAACTATGAATGATAATGTAGTATACTTTGGTACTTGGTATGATGAAAAATTAATTTCACTTTCTTCAATAGAACTTTATAAGAATGATTCAAATGCAGAAATGACAGACTTTGCAACGCATCCTGAATATAGAGGAGAAAATTTATCTTTACACCTATTAAATAGAATGGAAAAAGAACTAAGAGAATTAGATATAAAAACAGCATATTCAATATCAAGGTCTGTATCTTATGGTATGAACTCTACTTTTGTAAGAATGGGATATGAATATGGAGGTACTCTTATAAATAACACTAATATAGATGGGCAGATTGAAAATATGAATGTTTGGTATAAATTTTTATAA
- a CDS encoding metal ABC transporter solute-binding protein, Zn/Mn family, with protein MKKFLYYFLSFILIIGLSGCNVKEKPNTSKDNGKMKVVATTTMIADLARNIGKDKLEVKQLMGPGIDPHLYKASAGDVDLMYSANIIIYNGVHLEGKMGDVLSKMKNSGKGVFSLEEGIDSNKLILDKDTNTPDPHIWFDIKLWSESAKYVSNVLADNDPKNKDFYMSNLNNYLKELENLEKYANSRISEIDPNSRVLITAHDAFTYFGKAYGVEVKGLQGISTASETGTGDVKQIADFIVNRKIKAIFIESSVPKKSIEALQEAVKSRGFEVSIGGELYSDALGNYGTEEGTYIGMYKKNIDTIVNALK; from the coding sequence ATGAAAAAATTTTTATATTACTTTTTAAGTTTTATACTAATTATCGGATTATCAGGGTGTAATGTCAAAGAAAAACCTAACACATCTAAAGACAATGGAAAAATGAAAGTTGTGGCAACTACGACGATGATTGCAGACTTAGCTAGAAATATAGGAAAAGATAAATTAGAAGTGAAGCAACTAATGGGACCAGGAATTGACCCACATCTTTATAAAGCAAGTGCAGGGGATGTAGATTTAATGTATTCAGCAAATATAATCATATATAATGGTGTACATTTAGAAGGAAAAATGGGAGATGTTCTTAGCAAAATGAAAAATAGCGGTAAAGGAGTATTTTCTTTAGAAGAAGGTATTGATTCTAATAAACTTATATTAGATAAAGATACCAATACTCCTGATCCACATATTTGGTTTGATATTAAGCTTTGGAGTGAATCAGCAAAATATGTTTCAAATGTGTTAGCTGATAATGATCCTAAAAATAAAGATTTTTACATGTCAAATCTAAATAACTATCTAAAAGAATTAGAGAACTTAGAGAAATATGCCAATAGTAGGATTTCAGAAATTGATCCTAATTCTAGGGTACTAATTACTGCACATGATGCTTTTACTTACTTTGGAAAAGCATACGGGGTAGAAGTTAAAGGATTACAAGGAATTAGTACAGCATCAGAAACAGGAACAGGTGATGTGAAACAAATAGCAGATTTTATAGTTAATAGAAAAATTAAAGCTATATTTATAGAATCATCAGTTCCTAAAAAAAGCATTGAAGCTTTACAAGAAGCAGTAAAAAGTAGAGGATTTGAAGTATCAATAGGAGGAGAGCTTTATTCTGATGCATTAGGAAACTATGGAACAGAAGAAGGAACATATATAGGAATGTACAAGAAAAATATTGATACGATTGTAAATGCTCTAAAATAG
- a CDS encoding metal ABC transporter ATP-binding protein: MSELQKNALNIRNLSTAYHDELVLKDINISVPKGTLVAIVGPNGAGKSTLLKSILGFLKLIKGTVDFYGKSYRQMRKSIGYVPQRGAVDWDFPTTVEDAVSMGLYGKIGWIRRLKKEDHKRVDLALKRLKIENLRKRQIGQLSGGQQQRMFLARAVAQDADIYFMDEPLQGVDALTEKVIINILKEFRDQGKTVIVVHHDLSTVKKYFDWVIMLNKTVITQGIAEEKFNSVNIEKAYGINQNILEERWGVYGAN, from the coding sequence ATGAGTGAATTACAAAAAAATGCTTTAAATATCAGAAATCTTTCAACAGCATATCATGATGAATTAGTTCTTAAGGATATAAATATTTCAGTTCCAAAAGGAACATTAGTAGCAATTGTTGGACCTAATGGAGCTGGTAAGTCAACTTTACTAAAAAGTATATTAGGTTTTCTAAAACTGATAAAAGGTACAGTGGATTTTTACGGAAAGAGTTATAGACAAATGAGAAAATCTATAGGATATGTTCCTCAAAGAGGAGCAGTAGATTGGGACTTTCCAACTACAGTAGAAGATGCAGTTTCTATGGGGTTATATGGTAAAATCGGATGGATAAGACGTTTAAAAAAAGAAGATCATAAGAGAGTTGATTTAGCTTTAAAAAGACTTAAAATTGAGAATTTAAGAAAAAGACAAATAGGTCAACTATCAGGCGGACAACAACAGAGAATGTTTTTAGCAAGGGCTGTTGCTCAAGATGCAGATATTTATTTTATGGATGAGCCTTTACAAGGAGTAGATGCTTTAACTGAAAAGGTAATTATAAATATATTAAAAGAATTTAGAGACCAAGGAAAAACAGTAATTGTGGTACACCATGATCTAAGTACTGTAAAAAAATATTTTGATTGGGTGATTATGCTTAACAAGACAGTTATAACTCAAGGAATTGCAGAGGAGAAATTTAATAGTGTTAACATTGAGAAAGCTTATGGAATAAATCAAAATATACTCGAAGAAAGGTGGGGAGTATATGGAGCTAATTAG
- a CDS encoding metal ABC transporter permease, translating into MELIREFFSDYTLQIVLIGSAILGFSAGTVGTFALLKGKGLLGDMVSHASLPGIVLAFLFTGIKDTEVLLLGALMTGLLSVIFLEILKKYTKLKYDSLLAIILSGFFGIGITLLTYVQKIPNANQAGLDKFIFGQASTLVKKDVSIISIVSIICLTMIILFWKEIKLYIFDEEYAITQGFHKSVIEMIISFMMIMIIIVGLQTVGAILISSLLIAPGVASRQWTDKLSIMVVLSGVFGIIGGVSGTIISSAYDKMPTGPLIVVIMTIIALFSIVFSPKRGILFRNKKLKRDREIFCVEGGE; encoded by the coding sequence ATGGAGCTAATTAGAGAATTTTTTTCAGACTATACTTTGCAAATAGTTTTAATAGGATCAGCAATCTTAGGTTTTTCAGCAGGAACTGTAGGAACATTTGCACTATTAAAAGGAAAAGGACTACTAGGAGATATGGTATCTCATGCATCACTTCCAGGTATAGTATTAGCATTCTTATTTACAGGTATAAAAGATACAGAAGTTTTATTATTAGGAGCATTGATGACTGGACTTTTATCAGTAATTTTTCTAGAAATATTAAAGAAATATACGAAATTGAAATATGATAGCTTACTAGCAATTATACTTTCTGGATTCTTTGGAATTGGAATAACACTACTAACTTATGTTCAGAAAATACCAAATGCAAATCAAGCAGGTCTTGATAAATTTATCTTTGGGCAAGCTTCAACACTAGTTAAAAAAGATGTGAGTATAATATCTATAGTTTCTATAATATGCTTAACTATGATTATATTATTTTGGAAGGAAATAAAACTCTATATATTTGATGAAGAATATGCAATTACACAAGGTTTTCATAAATCAGTAATAGAAATGATAATTTCTTTCATGATGATAATGATAATAATTGTGGGACTACAAACTGTAGGAGCGATACTTATAAGTTCACTTTTAATAGCTCCAGGAGTGGCTTCACGCCAATGGACAGATAAGCTATCTATAATGGTTGTATTATCAGGAGTATTTGGAATTATTGGTGGGGTATCAGGGACAATTATTAGTTCAGCTTATGATAAGATGCCTACAGGACCATTGATTGTAGTTATCATGACAATAATAGCTTTATTTTCTATAGTTTTTTCTCCAAAAAGAGGTATTTTATTTAGAAATAAAAAACTAAAAAGAGATAGAGAAATATTTTGTGTGGAAGGAGGAGAGTAA
- a CDS encoding metal ABC transporter permease: protein MTPQIEIQIIVILVALSCALSGVFLVLRGMSMMTDAIGHTVLLGIVLGFFISGRLDSPILFLGAGAFGIVTAYGVEVLSKTRLIKEDASIGLVFPFLFSIAIILITRFAGNVHLDTDSVLLGELAFAPLERIQAFGMDIGPKSMVVMSIILIINIGYFMLFYKELKLGTFDPQFAQAAGFSTLFIHYSLMSIVSFTSVGAFDAVGAILVVAFMVGPPASAYLLTSRLLPMILTSCGIGVINSIIGYIVAINLDISISGTIASTTLVTFIVCFVISVYMKLRNRTQNIIIESHN from the coding sequence ATGACACCTCAAATTGAAATACAGATTATTGTAATATTAGTAGCATTATCTTGCGCTCTCTCCGGTGTTTTTCTAGTTTTAAGAGGAATGAGTATGATGACTGATGCTATCGGACATACGGTTCTATTAGGAATTGTTCTAGGGTTCTTTATATCAGGAAGACTAGATTCTCCAATTTTATTTTTAGGAGCAGGAGCTTTTGGAATAGTAACAGCATATGGGGTAGAAGTTTTATCTAAAACTAGATTAATAAAAGAAGATGCCTCTATTGGATTAGTATTTCCTTTCCTTTTTAGTATAGCTATTATTCTTATAACAAGATTTGCAGGTAATGTTCATTTAGATACAGATTCTGTACTTTTAGGAGAATTAGCATTTGCACCTTTAGAAAGAATACAAGCTTTTGGAATGGATATAGGTCCAAAATCTATGGTAGTTATGTCTATAATACTTATAATAAATATTGGCTACTTTATGTTATTTTATAAAGAATTAAAATTGGGTACTTTCGATCCACAATTTGCTCAAGCTGCTGGATTCTCAACATTATTTATTCACTATAGCTTGATGTCAATTGTATCATTTACCTCTGTAGGTGCATTCGATGCAGTAGGAGCAATTTTAGTAGTAGCTTTCATGGTAGGTCCTCCTGCTTCAGCATATTTATTAACTTCTAGATTATTACCGATGATTTTAACAAGTTGTGGAATAGGGGTTATAAATAGTATTATAGGTTATATAGTAGCTATAAACTTGGATATTTCTATATCAGGAACTATAGCATCTACAACATTAGTGACTTTCATAGTTTGCTTTGTTATTTCAGTTTATATGAAATTAAGAAATAGAACACAAAATATAATTATAGAAAGTCATAATTAA
- the ytaF gene encoding sporulation membrane protein YtaF, whose translation MLQSILLVSALCLDAFVASIAYGTNKIKIPFKSVTVINIVCSSILAISFFLGSIVKKILPENVTIIISFTILMGLGIYYLFESIIKAYLKKKSYTNKKVNFKLFDFRFVLDIYADETKADFDNSKYLSSREALYLALALSLDGMAIGFGSSLGNINYIQVVLLSLISDMIAVLVGSFIGRKVVEKVKINLSWLSGLILIVLAIMKLL comes from the coding sequence ATGCTTCAATCTATATTATTAGTATCTGCACTATGTTTAGATGCATTTGTAGCTAGTATTGCTTATGGAACAAATAAAATAAAAATACCTTTTAAATCAGTAACTGTTATCAATATTGTTTGTTCATCAATTCTTGCTATCTCCTTTTTCTTGGGCTCTATAGTAAAAAAGATTTTGCCAGAAAATGTTACTATAATAATAAGTTTTACAATACTAATGGGACTAGGTATATATTACTTATTTGAAAGTATTATTAAGGCCTATTTAAAGAAAAAATCATATACAAATAAAAAAGTAAATTTTAAGTTATTTGATTTTAGATTTGTACTAGATATATATGCTGATGAGACTAAAGCTGATTTTGATAATTCAAAATATCTTAGCTCAAGGGAAGCTTTATATCTTGCGCTAGCTCTTTCCTTAGATGGTATGGCTATAGGTTTTGGAAGTAGTTTAGGAAATATTAATTATATACAAGTAGTGTTATTGTCTTTAATTTCTGATATGATTGCTGTATTGGTAGGATCATTTATAGGTAGAAAAGTTGTTGAAAAAGTAAAGATTAATTTATCTTGGCTATCTGGACTAATCTTGATAGTTCTAGCCATTATGAAGTTACTATAA
- a CDS encoding AzlD domain-containing protein has protein sequence MTKTFIYILIMCIVTYIPRVIPIVLMKREINSKFLKSFLYYVPFAVLGAMTFPAIIYSTNNIYTGIAGTLVAIILAYFNKGLMSVAVFSVLIVYILGFAI, from the coding sequence ATGACTAAAACTTTTATATATATACTTATTATGTGTATAGTAACGTACATACCTAGGGTAATTCCTATAGTCCTTATGAAAAGAGAAATTAATTCAAAGTTCCTAAAATCTTTTTTATATTATGTTCCTTTTGCTGTTCTAGGAGCTATGACCTTTCCAGCAATAATATATTCAACAAATAATATTTATACAGGAATAGCAGGAACTCTTGTAGCCATAATACTAGCATATTTTAATAAAGGTCTTATGAGCGTAGCAGTTTTTAGTGTTCTCATTGTTTATATCTTAGGATTTGCCATTTAA
- a CDS encoding AzlC family ABC transporter permease: protein MKQTEQILEKTLDFNSNDSKSKFLIGVKKSLPIAMGYFPVSFTFGIMASNGGMDPLTALVISLTNFTSAGQFAGTNIILSNGTFLEVAVTTFIINIRYMLMSLSLSQKIVKMPLSKKLIMAFGITDETFTVASLEKEKVTFPYMMGLIITSYLAWALGTLTGAIFSTFLSTRLQNAMGIALYGMFLALIVPEARNSKKVLGVIVVSVSISLIFRYVPLISKISSGWVIIIATIIASAFGAIVFPRED from the coding sequence TTGAAACAAACTGAACAGATTTTAGAAAAAACATTAGATTTTAATTCTAATGATTCGAAAAGTAAATTTTTAATAGGAGTAAAAAAATCACTTCCTATAGCAATGGGATATTTTCCAGTTTCATTTACTTTTGGAATTATGGCATCAAATGGAGGAATGGATCCATTAACTGCACTGGTGATATCCTTAACTAACTTTACTTCAGCAGGACAATTTGCAGGAACTAATATTATTCTTTCAAATGGAACTTTCTTAGAAGTTGCAGTAACTACATTTATTATAAATATAAGATATATGCTCATGTCATTATCTCTTTCTCAAAAAATTGTTAAAATGCCACTTTCTAAAAAACTTATTATGGCATTTGGAATAACAGATGAAACATTTACAGTAGCATCTCTTGAAAAAGAAAAAGTTACTTTTCCATATATGATGGGACTAATAATTACTTCATATTTAGCATGGGCTTTAGGTACGCTTACGGGAGCAATTTTCTCTACATTTTTGTCTACAAGACTTCAAAATGCTATGGGAATAGCTTTGTATGGAATGTTCTTGGCTCTTATAGTGCCTGAAGCTAGAAATAGTAAAAAGGTTCTAGGTGTAATAGTTGTATCTGTATCTATAAGTCTGATTTTTAGATATGTACCTTTAATAAGTAAAATTTCTAGTGGATGGGTAATCATAATTGCAACTATAATTGCCTCAGCATTTGGTGCAATAGTTTTTCCAAGGGAGGATTAA
- a CDS encoding NUDIX hydrolase, with product MKVEILKIGQVEESKLKFAVISTRFQNKWVFVRHKDRDTWEIPGGHREIDENINDTAKRELFEETGAKIFKIEPVCDYSVTKESVTSFGRLFISEVSEFTDLPNLEIGELRYFNEPPSNLTYPDIQPYLYEQTILFLDNSFNNMRI from the coding sequence ATGAAAGTTGAAATCTTAAAAATTGGACAAGTAGAAGAAAGTAAATTAAAGTTTGCAGTTATTAGCACTCGTTTTCAAAATAAATGGGTTTTTGTGAGACATAAAGATAGAGATACATGGGAGATACCAGGAGGCCATAGAGAAATAGATGAGAATATAAATGATACAGCTAAAAGAGAGCTATTTGAAGAAACAGGTGCAAAAATTTTTAAAATAGAACCAGTATGCGATTATTCTGTTACAAAGGAGAGTGTAACATCATTTGGTAGATTGTTTATTTCAGAAGTTAGTGAGTTTACAGATTTACCTAACTTAGAAATAGGTGAATTAAGATATTTTAATGAGCCACCAAGTAATTTAACATATCCGGATATTCAGCCATATCTATATGAACAGACTATTTTATTTTTAGATAACAGCTTTAATAATATGAGAATCTAG